From the genome of Alicyclobacillus sp. SO9:
TTGGAAGTCATATGGAATGGTACAGGAGGAGAGCAACACCGTCTCCACGGACAGTCCGCCGCAACCGATGTCATCAATAAAGGGCAGAGGATTGTGGAAATACAAGCAACAAGCCGGGCTGACTGGGCGCCGCGGTTGGCACCCCTCTACCGGGCCGAAGCTTATCGCTACCGTCGTACAGACGCCCAAATGGCCACCCTCATGAATGCACTCTGGTTCGCTCGGGACGGGTACAGCCAGCGCTTGTTTGTCATCCTCCAGGGAGAAACAGTCAGCGCATATGTGATTGCCTATCAGGCGTTGAAGAGTCCAGAGACAGTAGAAGTCATGGAGTGGGCCGGCAGTCGCGTCGCAGTCATCGACGCGTTCAATGAGATTTTGTCCGCTTTTGATGCCAATCACATCAGGTTTTATGTACACCAGTCTGACCGGACGATGCAGTCGCTGGTGGAGGCCCGCGGATTGGATTATCACCGTATTCCGCTTCAAGGTACCATTCGGATACTCGATATACCCGCAGTGTTTCGCGTACTTGCACCTATCTTCGCTGAACGCTTTGGAAGTGAGGCAGTCGTCCAACAGGATGGATCATTATGGAAAGTGCAAGTTGGTGAGCATCTGTTTGCCACTGAAAGCCTCGGGGAACTCACATCCTTCGTTTTCGATTCGGGGAAAGGGAAGCTTGGCATTGAATTCGTCCACACAGATGATTTGAACTACATATAGGCCATGGACAGGTGTGAACAAAGGTCCAAAGGTCCGCTGCAGGATGCCGCTGCAGGTTCAGGTTTTGGTCTCGAGGCCAACTCCTGCTGAACAGGAGGAATGACGGTGACGGAAGCAGAGATTCGAGAACTTGTTGGGGAAATTATCATCGCAGGGTTTGAAGGTACAGAGGTAACACACCATGCACAACGCCTGATTAGACGCCACCAGGTAAAAAATATCATTCTTTTTAAGCGGAATGTTGAGTCTGCAGGGCAGTTAGCGGGGCTCAACGCCGCCCTCCAGAGCATCGCAAAAGATTCGGGACACGTTGGGCCGCTGATTATCTGTACAGACCAGGAAAATGGGATTGTCCGTCGTGTTGCTCCCGGCCTCCCGGGTCTTCCAGGGAACATGGCGATTGGTGCCACCGGGAATGTCCGGAATGCCTATGAGACGGGGACTCTGACAGCGAAACAGCTTCTTTCAGTGGGAGTAAACATGGATTTGGCACCCGTCCTCGATGTGAACAACAACCCTGAGAACCCGGTTATTGGAGTACGCTCGTACGGAGAGAATCCAGACTTGGTTGCGGACTTTGGCACAGCCATGATTCGGGGGCTTCAAGAATGGGGTGTGATTGCCTGTGGCAAGCACTTCCCAGGCCATGGGGACACCTCCGTAGATTCGCATCTTGCGCTGCCAGAAATCGCACACGACCGGAAGCGACTGCAGGAGGTCGAGCTGAAGCCATTTCTAAAGGCGATGGAGTTTGGTGTGGATGTTGTCATGACAGCGCATATTGTGTTCTCGTCGATTGAGCAAGAGAAGATTCCCGCTACATTGTCGAAGGCGGTACTCACAGACTTTTTGCGATCAGAACTGAAATATGAAGGGGTTATCACGACCGATTGTCTCGAAATGAATGCCATCTCCGAGACGGTGGGCGTTGCAGAGGGTGCCGTACAGGCACTGCTGGCTGGTGCTGATTGGTTGATGATCTCGCATCGCCTGGACCGTCAGGAAGCGGCTATTGAGGCCATTGTCAAATCGGTCCTGGATGGGCGAGTTCCTGAAACACGTCTAGCCGAAGCTGCAAATCGGGTCCGAAATCTGAGGCGAAATCGAGTTGCAGACGTACACCATTCCGGTGTAGAAAACGGTCCGTCCGTTCCAGCAAAGGGCCTGCTCGACGAATCCAACGAACTACAGAGGAGACTATGTGCTGAAGCTGCCACTGTTGTGGTGAACAGTCGAGGGTTGGTCCCTCTAGACCACGGTGAGGTGAAGGTCATCGACCTGTTCATCGACAGCGGTGTAACTCGCATGTCCGCATCAGACAATACTTCGTCGTCTCAATTTGTAGTCAGTGCATTACAAGAGACGTTTCCAAAGGCTTCTCTCAGAGTACACAACATTGCTGAAGGTGTGACACCTTCTTTGGCAAGGGAGCTTGCGAACACATCATTAATCGTGGCCGGTATCAGCGGAAGGCGCAACGAAGACTACCTGCAGTTTGTCAACGAGATTGGACGCAATGGGCAACCCGTTGTAGCGTTGGCGCTTCAGAGTCCCTACGTTCTGAAGGACTTGTCCGACGTTCCAACCCAGGTGGCGATTTACGAATACACAGAATGGATGGTTCAAGCAGGCATCAATGCCCTTGTCGGCAGAGGTGGTACAGGGCAGTTGCCTATCACACTGTAGTCAGTTCCATTGTTTCTCCAGATGCAGCCTTTCCAGCAGGCTTCCTCACTGAAATGGTTACAAGGAGTTGATTCATCATGAACTCGATGATACGAATGTTGCTGTCTAGCAAAGGCCTGTACATTTCCGAAGAGGATGACGAGGAACTCGCGAAGGAGTGGGCAGCACTCAACACGCTGCGGCGTGGATTCGAGAAGACCATTGCCGGAGAAGATGACATTGTACTGAAGTACGTCCCGGGGGTGAGCACGTTTGACTGAGGAACTGGCAATGCTGTCTATCAACAGACTTGCTTTGTTGCTGCAATCGCGTCAAGTCTCACCTGTCGAAGTGACAAACTCGGTTCTTAGGCGCATTGAAAAGTACAATGAGGAACTGCACGCATACATTCAGATTTACAGCACTGACGCACTCCAATCTGCGCAGAAGGCAGAACACGAGATGATGCACGGTGGCTATCGCGGGAAACTGCATGGTGTACCTACCGCCATTAAAGACAACATTTATTTCAAAAATCATCTTACGACCATGGGATCAAAAATCCATGCTCACTACATACCGGATTATGACGCCACAGTTGTGACACGGCTTGCAAAGGCGGGGGCCGTCTTCGTCGGTAAGTTGAACATGGACGAATACGCACTTGGCGGTAAGACCGATAATCCGTACTTTGGTACCTGCCGAAACCCTTGGGATAAGAGTCGAAGTCCAGGTGGTTCAAGCGGCGGCGCAGCAGTTGCAATGGCAGCCCATCTGGCCATTGCAACACTGGGAACGGATACATCTGGATCGATTCGGATTCCGGCATCGGCTTGTGGTATTGTCGGCCTGAAACCAACCTTTGGACGCGTCAGCAAACGAGGCTGTTTTCCAGAAGCATGGAGCCTTGACACTGTTGGGCCGCTGACGAAAACCGTCCACGACGCTGCGGCACTACTGGAAGTGATTGCTGGCTTCGATGAGCAGGACCCCTCGTCCGTCAATGTTCCGTCCCAGCACTACACCAAGTTCTTATCAGAGGACATCGAGGGCATGGTGATGGGTGTGAACGAAGCATTCTACTTCAAAGATGTGGATAGTACTGTCGCTGACCTCATCTGGCAACTCATCCGAACCCTCGAAAAAAGAGGCGCGAAAGTCGCTCCGGTGGAACTCCCCAGTTTGAAATTTGCTGAATTCGCGTTGACCATAACAGATATCTGCGAGACTAGTACGGTACATCACGAAAACCTGAAACGTCGTCCACAAGACTTTGCTCCAGAAATTCGTCAACTGCTCGAGTTGGGGGAGATTCCCTCAGCCGTCGATTACTTGCAGGCGCAACAACTGCGGCGGCGGATTGAACAAGACTTTACAGATGCATTCCGTAAGGCGGATGTACTCATTGGACCGACTCTACCGGGGATTGCAAGCAAAATCGGGGAATCCTCCGGTGACTTAAGCCGACTCGTCGGGCCCGCCAACTTGGTTGGCCTGCCGTCGCTCACCGTACCCTGTGGGTTCAATCAGGGAATGCCCGTTGGCGCGCAAATTATAGGCCCTGCGTTCGGAGAAGGAAAGGTTCTAAAGATGGGATATGCAGTTGAGTCCACCAATCCTCTCGGCGGCAAACAGCCAGATTTACATAGATAGGAAGAGTTGTTCAGTCTGAAGTTGTTAAAGTCTGCGCAAAAATAGGTCCAATTTGTGCCGAAGATATATCCAGCACTCGTTTGATAGTTAGGTAAATGCTATTAGCGCTCTCTAAACAAAACATACAAATTGTTAATATGTCGTCTTCCCCGAGCCATCGCCCGCTAAGCAGCCATTTGTTGCATGGTTCCAGATTGGTCCCGAAACTCCTCCGGTACTTGTATAAACCCTTGTCACACGCCAACAAGAAACGGTAGAATCAGCGAAAGGAACTAATATAAAAATAGCTTGCAGCAATACAAAGCCGCAATGGTAAGGGGAATCCTATGGACAGGAAGAATAACAGAAACAAGTGGTGGAGCAAGAAACGCAATATTAACATATTTACTGTAATTGGACTCGTCCTCGTGGCTGGAATAGGCTTTGGCTATTATCAATATGGCCAATTGCAGCCACAACACGTCTTTAACAACGTACCGGCTATTGGCACTCCACAGCAGACAACGAATACCACCACAAGCTCAGCCAACGCTGTATCCACACCTCCGCCACGTACTACACCCGGAACCTTTAATATGCTCTTGATTGGCACTGATACGCGACCTGGCCATAAACTTGGCCACTCGGACTCCATGATTCTGGTCCACGTCGACCTTAACACCCATCAATACAACCTCTTGAGCATACCACGGGATGCGAGAGTGAAATTCGCGCCTTACGGCTATACCAAACTGACCAGCGTGCAGTATATGGACGAAGCTAAATACGGCACCAAGAAAGGTATTATCGACACCGTCAAAGAAATCTCCCAATTGACAGGCGTCCCGATTAACTATTACGCAGAAACCGACTACTGGGGACTGCAGGACATGGTGAATGTAATTGGCGGTATCCAAATAAACCTGCCTTTTAAAGTCACGTTGACGCACGCATGGTATTCCCAGGATGAAGGAAAAACATTTTCCAAGGGGCCACATTTTCTCAACGGCCGATTGACCACGGAAATTGTGCACGAGCGTTATTCCGTACCCGGTACGGACTACGGACGTCAGAGACTCCAGGAGTCCGCGTTGGTTGGTATCGCCAAGGAACTTGTGAAGCCCAAAAACATCTCCAAAGTACCCCAAGAACTCAAGACCCTCCCCAAATACCTCATTGCCACAAACCTGACAAAAGCGGATATGATGAGTATCTTTTTTGGCGCAAAAGGGGATTTTCACCCCAACTCTCAGATTCACTATCACCAGGTCAAAGGAAAAGGTGCTTTTGTCTACAACGGCGTTTTGCAAGCGAAAGATGACGAAATCATTTTACAGCCAGGCCAGTTGAAGAACGCCGCGAAGAAGTATCTAGAGGGATAGAGATAAGGGGAGGAGTTTCCTTAACCTAAAGAGCTACCATTTACTCCGATTGAAAAGGCCTCAAAGCAAGGCTGTCCTTGTCCTAGGCCATGAGCCATTCGGTACATCGGTCTTGAACAGAGTCTTGAACTTCATGGGTGTAGACTTTGGCAGCTCTATTACAGTTGTGGAAAGTGATTCTCCGAGATGTAAATATTGAACCTCATTATGTCATTATTATGCACAATCCTATGGATGTCGTGGATTCCAACGTGAGGGCATGGAATCTGGAAGGCCAATGACATGTACAAGGCCTATCTTCGGGACTATGGGCCTTTAATTCGGGAGCGAAGAAAGAGAAAGAATCATACGTCGTCGCCCTTCCAAGATAAAGATTGAATCACAATTTCTAGACTTCAAACCCCTTCTGTTTGGCAATGAACCAAGGATTCAACAAATCAGACTTGTTGTATCTCAGTGTTTCATTCGATTCAGGATGACGGACGGTTCCCCCAGACTGCTCCACAATGGCATGTCCCGCGCAGGTATCCCACTCCATGGTCGGTGCAAATCGGGGATAGACTTCGGCCTGACCCTCGGCAACAAGACAGAGCTTCAAGGAACTTCCTGCCGAGTCCATCTCAACGTCCCCATATTTCTCCCTAACTTTGGCCACATATTCTTCTGTCTCCGGAGACATGTGAGATCGACTCGCTACCACATTCATTTTCCCATCTTGTCTTTTATAAGGAAGTTTTACAGATTTCTTGTCAAGTACTGTAGCATCCGTGATAGCCTCTTTGGCATTCTCTAACTTGAAAGAGCCTACGTCTGCTTTGGCGTAATAAAGCACATCCAACACAGGCGCGTATATCACACCCAAAACCGGACGGCCCATATGAACCAAAGCAATGTTAACGGTGAACTCTCCGTTGCGCTTAATGAACTCTTTTGTCCCATCTAACGGATCGACAACCCACAGATACTCCCAGCCCTTTCTCTCGTCATAAGAAATTGATTTCCCCTCTTCACTCAAGACAGGGATGTCAACGTCTAAAGCTGCGAGCCCCCGAATAATGGTGTTGTGTGATTTCTTGTCTGCCAGCGTTAAAGGGGAGCTATCTTCCTTATGTTCCACTTGAAAATCATCTGAATGATATACAGACAGAATCTCGTTCCCTGCTTCAACAGCCACGCGCAGGATGTCCATTATATTAATTTGATTGAGCATACAGTTAGCCTCCTAGTGACTAAATGTCTCTTAGTCTCTGGCTCCTCTTGTCCTTCTCCGACAGAATGACATTAGACGTGGGCCAATCAATGGAAAGGTCCGGGTCGTCCCAAGCAATTCCTCCATCGTGGGCAGCGGAGTAGAACTGGTCCACCTTATACATTACGTGGGTATTTGGTACGAGTGTGCAGAAACCGTGGGCGAACCCTTTCGGAATCAAGAGTTGTCGGTGGTTATCTGCTGTCAGAATGACTCCGGTCCACTGTCCGAACGTGGGGGATTCCCCTCGTATATCCACGGCCACATCATAGATGGCCCCAATGGGCACCCTCACAAGTTTGGTCTGTGCCATCGGCTCCTCTTGATAATGAAGACCGCGCAGTGTGCCGCTGTCTGCCGAAAGTGAATGGTTGTCCTGTACAAAGTCATACTCAATTCCATTTGCGGCAAAGGTGTTGCTATTGTAGCTTTCCGTGAAAAAACCGCGGTTGTCCCCGTGAACTGCAGGCTCAAGGATGAGTACCCCGTCTAACTTCGTGGTAATAACCTTCATTTGGTTCCCTCCAAATCTTCGTAGTGACTCCAATCGCCGAGAAAGTCGCGGAGTGCATCTTGCCATGGCTGCAGCAGATGAAACCCATTTTCGCGAAGTGCATCATGCGCAAGTACAGAGTAAGCAGGCCGCGGAGCCGGTCTTGAAAACTCCTCTGTCGTGCAGGGTTCAACCTCCACTTGAATCCCAGCTTGCCGAAAAATCTCCCGGCTAAAGTCATACCAAGAGCAAACTCCTGTGTTGGAGGCGTGATAAGTGCCGAAGCGATTCGATGCTACAAGCTCTAACAACAGCTTAGCCAGATCCGCGGTGGAGGTGGGGCTTCCAAATTGATCGTTCACAACCTTAAGTGGTTTGCCTTGTTTACCAAGCTTCAACAGGGTCTTCACAAAGTTGTTTCCATGAACACCGAAAACCCACGAAGTACGCACGATAAAATGGCTGTCCGTTATTTCGCGAACATAGTCTTCACCAGCCAGCTTGCTTTGGCCGTAGACGCTCTGCGGGTTCACTTTCGAGTCCTCTGTATACGGCGTGGAGGCCTGTCCGTCAAAGACATAGTCCGTGCTTATTGCACAGAGTTTCGCCCCTACCTCAGCAGCGGCTGCCGCTACGTTTTGAGACCCCTGTGCATTGACTACAAAAGCTTGATGCTTATCCTCTTCAGCTCTATCCACGGCCGTATAGGCGGCGGTGTGGATAACGACATCGGGTTCCATCTCTCGTATGATTTTTCTCACGGTGTCTGCGTCTGTAATATCCAATTGGTCTCTTCCGAATCCAAACGTGTCGTGGTAATGAGAGAATAGAGACACAACATCCCGTCCGAGTTGGCCTCTCGCTCCTGTTACAAGCGCCTTCACAACCTGTCACCCAACCTTGACGAATACTGCTTCTCATAATACTCGCGATAATCTCCGCTGCGCACTCGTTCCCACCAGCTTCGATTGTCCAGATACCACTGTATGGTTTGAGCAATCCCCGTATCGAAACTATATTGTGGCTCCCATCCGAGCTCACTTCGGAGTTTGGTTGCATCAATCGCGTACCGTTTGTCATGGCCCAACCTATCCTCTACGAAGCGAATCAAGCTTTCCGGTTTATTGAGGTAGTTGAGTATGGTCTTCACAATCTCAATGTTTGTTCGCTCATTATTGCCGCCAATGTTATAGACTTCTCCGTCTCGTCCTTGGTGAAGAACCAAATCAATCCCGGCACAGTGGTCTTCAACATGGAGCCAGTCTCGAACATTGAGACCATCACCATAGACCGGGAGGGGCTGTCCTTCCAGCGCATTCAAAATCATCAGCGGAATCAATTTCTCGGGAAACTGATAGGGGCCATAGTTGTTAGAACACCGCGTAATGTTGACAGGCAGTCCGTACGTTTCATGATAGGCTCTCACCAACAAGTCAGAGCTCGCCTTACTCGCCGAGTATGGGCTGTTTGAGGCCAGCGGGGAGTTCTCGCTGAAAGTCCCAGTGTCTCCCAAGC
Proteins encoded in this window:
- a CDS encoding GNAT family N-acetyltransferase codes for the protein MAETQDFQVQRATPADVERLGQMLDTVYRPWLTPGEGMPKEFPHLFCAENAHHLYYVEEDGNPVSMIATLPQKVVMQGIAVDVVSIGSVVTIPQYQGRQISSAILDRVVTDWAAAGIPLMLVSGDRGLYRRIHCTSVGSRLEVIWNGTGGEQHRLHGQSAATDVINKGQRIVEIQATSRADWAPRLAPLYRAEAYRYRRTDAQMATLMNALWFARDGYSQRLFVILQGETVSAYVIAYQALKSPETVEVMEWAGSRVAVIDAFNEILSAFDANHIRFYVHQSDRTMQSLVEARGLDYHRIPLQGTIRILDIPAVFRVLAPIFAERFGSEAVVQQDGSLWKVQVGEHLFATESLGELTSFVFDSGKGKLGIEFVHTDDLNYI
- the nagZ gene encoding beta-N-acetylhexosaminidase, which translates into the protein MTEAEIRELVGEIIIAGFEGTEVTHHAQRLIRRHQVKNIILFKRNVESAGQLAGLNAALQSIAKDSGHVGPLIICTDQENGIVRRVAPGLPGLPGNMAIGATGNVRNAYETGTLTAKQLLSVGVNMDLAPVLDVNNNPENPVIGVRSYGENPDLVADFGTAMIRGLQEWGVIACGKHFPGHGDTSVDSHLALPEIAHDRKRLQEVELKPFLKAMEFGVDVVMTAHIVFSSIEQEKIPATLSKAVLTDFLRSELKYEGVITTDCLEMNAISETVGVAEGAVQALLAGADWLMISHRLDRQEAAIEAIVKSVLDGRVPETRLAEAANRVRNLRRNRVADVHHSGVENGPSVPAKGLLDESNELQRRLCAEAATVVVNSRGLVPLDHGEVKVIDLFIDSGVTRMSASDNTSSSQFVVSALQETFPKASLRVHNIAEGVTPSLARELANTSLIVAGISGRRNEDYLQFVNEIGRNGQPVVALALQSPYVLKDLSDVPTQVAIYEYTEWMVQAGINALVGRGGTGQLPITL
- the rfbB gene encoding dTDP-glucose 4,6-dehydratase, yielding MRIVVTGGAGFIGSNFIQYMSRKYPDYELVNVDSLTYAGNLENFKDIDSLANYSFIKVDITDSEQVSQLFSQRVDAIVHFAAESHVDRSILDPGAFLKTNVMGTQVLLEAARQHGVGKFVHVSTDEVYGSLGDTGTFSENSPLASNSPYSASKASSDLLVRAYHETYGLPVNITRCSNNYGPYQFPEKLIPLMILNALEGQPLPVYGDGLNVRDWLHVEDHCAGIDLVLHQGRDGEVYNIGGNNERTNIEIVKTILNYLNKPESLIRFVEDRLGHDKRYAIDATKLRSELGWEPQYSFDTGIAQTIQWYLDNRSWWERVRSGDYREYYEKQYSSRLGDRL
- a CDS encoding LCP family protein yields the protein MDRKNNRNKWWSKKRNINIFTVIGLVLVAGIGFGYYQYGQLQPQHVFNNVPAIGTPQQTTNTTTSSANAVSTPPPRTTPGTFNMLLIGTDTRPGHKLGHSDSMILVHVDLNTHQYNLLSIPRDARVKFAPYGYTKLTSVQYMDEAKYGTKKGIIDTVKEISQLTGVPINYYAETDYWGLQDMVNVIGGIQINLPFKVTLTHAWYSQDEGKTFSKGPHFLNGRLTTEIVHERYSVPGTDYGRQRLQESALVGIAKELVKPKNISKVPQELKTLPKYLIATNLTKADMMSIFFGAKGDFHPNSQIHYHQVKGKGAFVYNGVLQAKDDEIILQPGQLKNAAKKYLEG
- a CDS encoding amidase codes for the protein MTEELAMLSINRLALLLQSRQVSPVEVTNSVLRRIEKYNEELHAYIQIYSTDALQSAQKAEHEMMHGGYRGKLHGVPTAIKDNIYFKNHLTTMGSKIHAHYIPDYDATVVTRLAKAGAVFVGKLNMDEYALGGKTDNPYFGTCRNPWDKSRSPGGSSGGAAVAMAAHLAIATLGTDTSGSIRIPASACGIVGLKPTFGRVSKRGCFPEAWSLDTVGPLTKTVHDAAALLEVIAGFDEQDPSSVNVPSQHYTKFLSEDIEGMVMGVNEAFYFKDVDSTVADLIWQLIRTLEKRGAKVAPVELPSLKFAEFALTITDICETSTVHHENLKRRPQDFAPEIRQLLELGEIPSAVDYLQAQQLRRRIEQDFTDAFRKADVLIGPTLPGIASKIGESSGDLSRLVGPANLVGLPSLTVPCGFNQGMPVGAQIIGPAFGEGKVLKMGYAVESTNPLGGKQPDLHR
- the rfbD gene encoding dTDP-4-dehydrorhamnose reductase codes for the protein MKALVTGARGQLGRDVVSLFSHYHDTFGFGRDQLDITDADTVRKIIREMEPDVVIHTAAYTAVDRAEEDKHQAFVVNAQGSQNVAAAAAEVGAKLCAISTDYVFDGQASTPYTEDSKVNPQSVYGQSKLAGEDYVREITDSHFIVRTSWVFGVHGNNFVKTLLKLGKQGKPLKVVNDQFGSPTSTADLAKLLLELVASNRFGTYHASNTGVCSWYDFSREIFRQAGIQVEVEPCTTEEFSRPAPRPAYSVLAHDALRENGFHLLQPWQDALRDFLGDWSHYEDLEGTK
- the rfbC gene encoding dTDP-4-dehydrorhamnose 3,5-epimerase; amino-acid sequence: MKVITTKLDGVLILEPAVHGDNRGFFTESYNSNTFAANGIEYDFVQDNHSLSADSGTLRGLHYQEEPMAQTKLVRVPIGAIYDVAVDIRGESPTFGQWTGVILTADNHRQLLIPKGFAHGFCTLVPNTHVMYKVDQFYSAAHDGGIAWDDPDLSIDWPTSNVILSEKDKRSQRLRDI
- the cysQ gene encoding 3'(2'),5'-bisphosphate nucleotidase CysQ, translated to MLNQINIMDILRVAVEAGNEILSVYHSDDFQVEHKEDSSPLTLADKKSHNTIIRGLAALDVDIPVLSEEGKSISYDERKGWEYLWVVDPLDGTKEFIKRNGEFTVNIALVHMGRPVLGVIYAPVLDVLYYAKADVGSFKLENAKEAITDATVLDKKSVKLPYKRQDGKMNVVASRSHMSPETEEYVAKVREKYGDVEMDSAGSSLKLCLVAEGQAEVYPRFAPTMEWDTCAGHAIVEQSGGTVRHPESNETLRYNKSDLLNPWFIAKQKGFEV